The following proteins come from a genomic window of Notamacropus eugenii isolate mMacEug1 chromosome X, mMacEug1.pri_v2, whole genome shotgun sequence:
- the DKC1 gene encoding H/ACA ribonucleoprotein complex subunit DKC1, with the protein MADGEVVIVSKKHKKKKERRVLGEDDVADLQHEGEFFIKPESKVIQLDTSQWPLLLKNFDKLNVRTTHYTPLPSGSNPLKREITDYIRTGFINLDKPSNPSSHEVVAWIRRILRVEKTGHSGTLDPKVTGCLIVCIERATRLVKSQQSAGKEYVGVIRLHNAIESEVQLSRALETLTGALFQRPPLIAAVKRQLRVRTIYESKMLEYDPEKRLGIFWVSCEAGTYIRTLCVHVGLLLGVGGQMQELRRIRSGVMGEKDHMVTMHDVLDAQWQYDNYKDEGYLRRVIYPLEKLLTSHKRLVMKDSAVNAICYGAKIMLPGVLRYEDGIEVNQEVVVITTKGEAICVAIALMTTAVISTCDHGIVAKIKRVIMERDTYPRKWGLGPKASQKKMMIKQGLLDKHGKPNDSTPTAWKDDYVDYSASVKKEPVAVPIQPMKTVKTQKRKREEESEEEDSDAEYSDYSDYGEENGEEDEESSEKEGSEDEEDSEDAAPGDLEEEEEVGIDSDEDEESLIEKEAIEEDDGEDEDEEGDEAFAPQPEVSKKGKKKKSKKEKKAKIVVESTSKSKDAGTESTKKKKKKKKARLTAEDSE; encoded by the exons ATGGCGGACGGCGAAG ttgtcatTGTATCCAAGAAgcacaagaaaaaaaaggagcGCAGAGTGTTGGGAGAAGACGATGTCGCT GATCTACAACATGAAGGGGAATTCTTCATCAAACCTGAATCTAAAGTAATTCAGTTGGACACATCTCAGTGGCCCTTACTGCTAAAG AACTTCGATAAACTAAATGTAAGGACAACCCACTATACTCCCCTTCCTTCTGGATCTAACCCTCTCAAGAGAGAAATTACAGACTATATCAG GACAGGTTTCATTAACCTTGACAAACCCTCCAATCCCTCTTCCCATGAGGTAGTTGCGTGGATCCGGCGAATACTCCGGGTTGAGAAGACGGGCCACAGTGGTACTTTGGATCCGAAGGTGACTGGATGTTTAATTGTATGCATAGAACGAGCTACCCGATTGGTCAAATCTCAGCAGAGTGCAG GCAAAGAGTATGTGGGAGTTATTCGACTGCACAATGCTATTGAAAGCGAGGTTCAACTTTCCAGG gCATTGGAAACTTTGACAGGCGCTCTATTCCAGCGACCACCTCTCATTGCTGCTGTCAAGCGACAACTCCGAGTCAGAACTATCTATGAGAGCAAGATGTTAGAATATGATCCTGAAAAAAGATTAG GTATCTTTTGGGTGAGCTGTGAGGCTGGAACATACATTCGTACGTTATGTGTCCATGTTGGTTTGTTACTTGGAGTTGGAGGCCAGATGCAAGAGCTTCGTCGGATCCGCTCTGGAGTGATGGGGGAAAAG GACCACATGGTGACTATGCATGATGTGTTAGATGCTCAGTGGCAGTATGACAATTACAAAGATGAGGGTTACCTTCGTCGGGTTATTTATCCTCTGGAGAAGCTATTGACATCCCACAAACGACTGGTCATGAAGGACAGTGCG GTTAATGCCATCTGTTATGGAGCAAAGATCATGCTTCCTGGGGTTCTGCGATATGAGGATGGCATTGAAGTCAATCAGGAGGTTGTAGTCATCACTACCAAAGGGGAAGCCATTTGTGTGG CTATTGCCTTGATGACTACAGCAGTGATTTCTACCTGCGACCATGGCATAGTGGCCAAGATTAAGAGGGTGATCATGGAGAGAGACACTTACCCTCGGAAATGGGGTCTGGGTCCAAAG GCAAGTCAAAAGAAGATGATGATCAAGCAAGGTCTTCTAGATAAGCACGGAAAACCCAACGACAGCACACCTACTGCTTGGAAAGATGACTACGTTGACTATAG TGCATCTGTGAAGAAAGAACCCGTTGCAGTCCCCATTCAACCCATGAAGACAGTAAAGACACAGAAG cgAAAAcgagaagaggaaagtgaagagGAAGACAGTGATGCCGAGTACAGTGATTATAGTGATTATGGTGAAGAGAATGGCGAGGAGGATGAAGAAAGCAGTGAGAAAGAAGGCAGTGAAGATGAAGAGGACAGTGAGGACGCTGCCCCTGGGGacctggaggaagaggaggaggtgggaATAGATAGTGATGAAGACGAAGAGAGTCTGATAGAGAAAGAGGCCATTGAGGAAGATGAtggtgaagatgaagatgaagaaggagatgaAGCCTTTGCTCCTCAGCCTGAAGTcagcaaaaaaggaaagaaaaagaaaagcaaaaaagagaagaaggctaAAATTGTGGTGGAGAGCACAAGCAAGTCAAAGGATGCG GGCACAGAGAGcaccaagaagaagaagaaaaagaagaaagccagACTTACAGCAGAGGATTCCGAGTAG